TATTAATCTCAAATATTACAATCGCGGACTCGATAAAAGAAAGCTTCATTGGAGACGTTTTTTTAGAAAACGGTAAAATTAAAGAAATTGCAGCATCCATAAAAATAGATGCGGATATCCATGTAGATGCAACAGATAAAGGATGGATTGTCGTCCCGGGTTTTATTGACATACATATCCACGGCGCATCGGGTTTTGATGTAATGGACGGGACGCCGGATGCTTTAAATGGTTTGGCGAGTGCGCTTCCACGTGAAGGCACGACGAGTTTTTTAGCGACGACGATGACGCAGACGGAAGAAAGTATCGAAAAGGCTTTAAGGAATGCGAGTCAGTTTAATGCAGATGCGACGCAGGCTGAAATGCTGGGAATCCATTTGGAAGGACCATTCATTTCATCCGAAAGAGCGGGCGCGCAACCGATTGAACATATTGTCCCCCCTTCGATTTCATTATTTAAGAAATGGCAGGAATTGAGTGGAAACCGAATTAAACTTGTAACAGTTGCGCCTGAAGTGGATCAAGGGTTGGCGTTTATCGAAGAAGTGACTGCGAATAAAGTTGTTGCATCATTGGGGCATACGGATGCGACATATGAAATCGTGAGCCAAGCGGTTAAAGCAGGCGCAAAACAGGTGACTCATTTATATAACCAAATGAGTCCATTTCATCACCGGGAACCTGGGGTAGTGGGGGCTGCTTTGTTGGAAAAGCCGTTGCTGGTTGAATTGATTGTCGATTTTATTCATAGCGCTCCGAAGTCGGTTGAACTTGCTTTCCGCCAAAAAGGGGCGAGTGGAGTTATTCTCATTACGGATGCCATGCGCGCAAAAGGGCTTGCGCCGGGTACATATGATTTAGGTGGTCAGGACGTTGAGGTGACAGAGAATGACGCGCGGCTTGCTGATGGAACGCTTGCGGGAAGCATATTGACGATGGAAAATGCGGCGAAAAATATGAAGGCGGCAACGGATTGCACATTATCGGAACTTGTTGCGATTACATCAACAAATGCCGCAACGCAACTTGGGCTTTCGAATAAAGGTAAAATAGAAACTGGCAAAGATGCGGATTTAACAATTATCGATGAAGCATGGAATGTTCAAATGACAATTTGTAGAGGAAATATCGCTTATGCAAAGGGGAATTAAGATGAAAGTGATTGTGCGCGATAATTATGATGAGGTTAGCAAGGAAGCATCGCGATTAGTAGAAGAAAAAATACGCGAAAACGATGAACTGGTTCTCGGATTGGCCACTGGTGCAACGCCGCTCGGGTTATATGAAAATCTGATTGATAGCTATAAAACGCGCGGGATTTCCTATGAAAATGTGAAAACCATTAATTTGGATGAATATCTAGGGTTGGATAAAAATCATCCAGCGAGCTATCATGCGTTCATGTTTGAGACTTTTTTCAAGCATATCGATATTGAACTTAACAATACATATATTCCCGACGGGGTGCCGGCATCAGCGGAAGAGGAATGTTTGCGTTATGAAGCAGTGATTGACCATGTGGGTCCAGTCGATCTGCAAATATTGGGTATCGGAACAAACGGCCATATCGGGTTTAACGAACCGGGAACAGACCCAAACAGTCTGACGCATGTCGTTGAACTTAATGCCTCTACTATAGAAAACAATGCTCATTTCTTTCAATCAATCGACGAAGTTCCAACGCATGCGATTACAATCGGCATTCAATCTATTTTAAAAAGTGATCAAGTTATTTTATTGGCATCTGGGAAAAGTAAAGCCAAAGCGGTGAAAACGTTGTTGGAGTCGGAAAGAAATGTGAATCCGGATTTTCCTGCGTCATATTTATGGACGCATGATGATGTTACGATTATTGTGGATAAGGATGCTTATCAGCTAGTTTAAACACAAAAAAGAGCCTATCATTCAGGCTCTTTTTCACTTATTCAATTCTTCATAAGCAATCACTTTTAAAGCGAGCATTTCCTCTGCGGTAAACTTACCTTCTAGACTGCTTAAAATTTCATCTATTTCAGTCGCCGAAATTCCGTTTTGATATTTCGCTTGCATATTTTGCAGTTCGCCGATGCCTACTTTTTGAATGATGGCTCTTGTCGCTTGTTCTTTTGTTTTATAGGGCAGGTTACTCGTATCCGTATTTCCTTCTGCAATAAACTGCTGAACCTGAGGATCATTATTTACAATCTGTTTAATTTCTTCTAATTGACCGGTATTTTCTAATTCGCCGTATACGGAGTCCGCTACATTTTCGGAAATTTTATTGGTCCCGAAATAATAAATCCCGTACCCGACGCCGCCTATCAGTAGCATTAAGATGAAAAGACCTTTAAAAAACTTCAAAATACCACACCTCTTTCTTTATAGGACTATTATTAGCAGAAAAAGTTCGATTTAGAACACATTGACCATTAGTCAGAAAATTGTTAAAGTGAAATGTATGGATATGCATGTAATATATAGAGGAGAATGCGTGATGAAATACATAGAACTTGAGACACCTGCGTTATTAATTGATAGAGAAATAATGTTAGATAATCTAAATTTCATGCAGAATTATGCGAATGAAAATGGCGTTCATTTACGACCGCACACGAAGACGCATAAGATGCCGACAGTCGCCAAGCTCCAAGAAAAGTTAGGTGCAAAAGGGATTACCGTCGCAAAAGTGGGCGAGGCGGAAGTGATGGCAAAACACGGTTTGTCAGATATCTTCATTGCCAATCAAATCGTCGGTAAATCAAAAATTGAGCGCATTCGAAAGTTGGCTGAAACGATCGAGATATCTTTTGGCATCGATGACACTTATCACGTAAATGAAATTGAAGCTGTTTTCGAAGGGGCGGCGAATAAAGCCGGGGTCGTCGTGGAAATTGAAGTCGGGGAGAACCGTTCCGGCGTAATTGAAGAAAGTACTTTTCGTACTTTGTTGGAATCAATTAAAGCCAGTCGGAATGTGGAATTCAAGGGTGTATTTTCCCATGATGGTCATTCTTATAAAGCTGAAAATCTAGATGAATGCCGGGAGATTTTTATCCGAAGTGTTGAACGAACTTTGCGTTTTGCAGAGATTGCAGAAGAAATGGGTTTGAAACCAAAAGTAGTTAGTATTGGATCTACGCCGTCTCTCATGCAGAACTATGAAATTCCAGATGGCATTACTGAAATTAGACCGGGCACATACGTTTTAATGGATGCATCCCAGGCAAATGTCATCGGTACATATGGCCGCTGTGCAGCGACGATTCTTACAACGGTTATTAGTAAACCTACCGCTGAAAGAGTTATCACGGATGTCGGTGCGAAAGGAATTACAGCACAAAGACGAAGTATAGGGATTACGAAAACGGAAGGCCTTGGATATATTAAAGACTTTGATAATGTGCATATATCTGATGTATTTGATGAGCATGCGATTATTTATAATGAAAAGTTTCGGGATCAAGTGAGTATCGGCGATAAGGTCGAGATTATTCCAAATCATATTTGCCCCGTATGTAATTTGCATGAGAAAGCGTATTTAATTTCCAATGATGAAGTGGTTGAGGAATTAGTCGTTGAATGCAGAGGGAAGTTGCAGTGATGAAAATGGCGTCAACCTATCTAACAGGTTGACGCCATTTTTAATTATGGGTAAAATCGTTCATCCACAACACCTGGATATTCATTGAAAGGTCGAATAGAATAGATATTCGGACCGAGTCCATTCGTGCCTGGGCGGATATAGTTATGGCGGTCGAGAATGCCTAATTTTTCAAGTTTACAAATTGAGCGTCGGACAGTGCTATTGCTTTTTATGATTTCCAACGCAATGGCATCATGCGCCAATTGGGCTGCACCGAATTTTATAGAATGGCGCCAAATTATTTCAAGCACGTGGTGGTCCGTGGCATTCATCCCGTTCCAATTCCATTTCCGATGTTTTCGAGTCGCCTCGTCTAGTTCTGCTCTATTTTTGAAGTGAGAGTAGTCCGTTAAGAAATTCGTCATACAATAATTCCTCCTATTTTATTCTTTACATAGAAGGAATTACTTTATAAGTGGACAGGTTATTACTTTTTTTGCAGCAATCTTTCTTTATTTTACTCTGTCACTTCATCCCATCGTTCTTCAGCTTCTTTTTTCAGACTTTCAATATGCGACGTTAAAGTGCTTAAGAGTTTAGGCAAATCTTGATTTTTCATAGCGTCATACATGAGCCAGTGATCTTTATGTCTTTTAATTGTACTCTCCAAAGAAGTGGAATGGACAATACGGGACAAGTCCACGTGAGTATTGAACGAAGAAAATACGTCTTTGATCTTGCTATTGTTAGCCCATTCAATGAGTGTTTTATGGAATTTCATATCTAACTTGCTGTATTTTTCAAATGGAAAGGGATTCACATCAAGTAATGCATCCATGTTTTGAACAATTTTACCCCAATCATCTAATTTGTCATCGGTGATGTTTTGGATTGCTTGTTTGGCAGCCCATAATTCTATCATTAAACGAGCATCGAGAACTTCGATAAATTCAGTAAAATTTAATTGTGTTACATAGGTCCCTTTACGCGGAATGATTTCTATTAGCCCGTCATGTACAAGTTGATTGATGGCATCTTTTACAGGAGAGCGACTTACGCCAAATTCTTCTGCCAATTTATGAATGTCGAGTTTATCGCCAGGTGTGTATATTCGACCGATAATATTTTCGCGCAG
This genomic window from Sporosarcina sp. Marseille-Q4063 contains:
- a CDS encoding D-TA family PLP-dependent enzyme; the encoded protein is MKYIELETPALLIDREIMLDNLNFMQNYANENGVHLRPHTKTHKMPTVAKLQEKLGAKGITVAKVGEAEVMAKHGLSDIFIANQIVGKSKIERIRKLAETIEISFGIDDTYHVNEIEAVFEGAANKAGVVVEIEVGENRSGVIEESTFRTLLESIKASRNVEFKGVFSHDGHSYKAENLDECREIFIRSVERTLRFAEIAEEMGLKPKVVSIGSTPSLMQNYEIPDGITEIRPGTYVLMDASQANVIGTYGRCAATILTTVISKPTAERVITDVGAKGITAQRRSIGITKTEGLGYIKDFDNVHISDVFDEHAIIYNEKFRDQVSIGDKVEIIPNHICPVCNLHEKAYLISNDEVVEELVVECRGKLQ
- the nagB gene encoding glucosamine-6-phosphate deaminase, which translates into the protein MKVIVRDNYDEVSKEASRLVEEKIRENDELVLGLATGATPLGLYENLIDSYKTRGISYENVKTINLDEYLGLDKNHPASYHAFMFETFFKHIDIELNNTYIPDGVPASAEEECLRYEAVIDHVGPVDLQILGIGTNGHIGFNEPGTDPNSLTHVVELNASTIENNAHFFQSIDEVPTHAITIGIQSILKSDQVILLASGKSKAKAVKTLLESERNVNPDFPASYLWTHDDVTIIVDKDAYQLV
- the nagA gene encoding N-acetylglucosamine-6-phosphate deacetylase translates to MDRTLLISNITIADSIKESFIGDVFLENGKIKEIAASIKIDADIHVDATDKGWIVVPGFIDIHIHGASGFDVMDGTPDALNGLASALPREGTTSFLATTMTQTEESIEKALRNASQFNADATQAEMLGIHLEGPFISSERAGAQPIEHIVPPSISLFKKWQELSGNRIKLVTVAPEVDQGLAFIEEVTANKVVASLGHTDATYEIVSQAVKAGAKQVTHLYNQMSPFHHREPGVVGAALLEKPLLVELIVDFIHSAPKSVELAFRQKGASGVILITDAMRAKGLAPGTYDLGGQDVEVTENDARLADGTLAGSILTMENAAKNMKAATDCTLSELVAITSTNAATQLGLSNKGKIETGKDADLTIIDEAWNVQMTICRGNIAYAKGN
- a CDS encoding GntR family transcriptional regulator, yielding MSRIETTLLTEQVYNILRENIIGRIYTPGDKLDIHKLAEEFGVSRSPVKDAINQLVHDGLIEIIPRKGTYVTQLNFTEFIEVLDARLMIELWAAKQAIQNITDDKLDDWGKIVQNMDALLDVNPFPFEKYSKLDMKFHKTLIEWANNSKIKDVFSSFNTHVDLSRIVHSTSLESTIKRHKDHWLMYDAMKNQDLPKLLSTLTSHIESLKKEAEERWDEVTE